A stretch of DNA from Leopardus geoffroyi isolate Oge1 chromosome B3, O.geoffroyi_Oge1_pat1.0, whole genome shotgun sequence:
AGACCTGTGTGAGCCCCAAGCAAGCCCCACTCGGGCAGCACCCAGTCCCGGCTGCAGGCAGGGCCCTCCCCCGAGGAAGGCGGAGCTGCTGCCCCCAAGAAGCCCCCTTGCGGCCCAGATAGATGAAGACCCAGTCCTGTCAGCCAGCCCTGGCCcgtgctggggcccctggggagCCCCTCGCCAGATGTTCCCCACAAAAACTGCTGTGGCAGCCCCGAGGACGAGGACGGTGGCTGCCTGCCACCTTCGGAGCTCAGGGGCCTCGGGCCCCGTCACCTTCTGCTGCCGCCAGCCATCCGGCAGGACTCGCGCCCGGGCTGCCCGGTCTCAGCAGCAGCTGTAGGGCGGGGCCTGAGGGCGGCTCCCAGGCCAGGTGGCCGCCCGGCCAGCTGCATCCAGGGTTCTCCGCCTGCCGTGGCCTCCTGTCATCCCTGTGCCCGAGACCTCGCCAGGCCAGAGAGGGGATCCGAGGGCTGGGGTGGCCAGCCGGGACAGCCTCtcctgggagtggggggtgggacaGGAGGACCTGAGTCAGACCTTCCCACCCAAGAGGTTCGGGGGAAGGGGCCTGCACTCCCTCACGGCGGGGACACCCCGTCTTCCATGGCTCGTCCCTACCTGGGCTGGCCTCCCCGGCTCCCATAGGCAGCGTCCCAACCTGCTTCGGCCTCTCTCTACACCCACAGCCTCTGTCAGGGCCCCAAGGAGCGCTTTGTCCCCACAgcctggcagggcagggcaggacacCCTGCCGGCCCCGGGGCCTCCCTCGGGCCTGGCTGGGGAGCTGGCCGCAGCAGGACGGCCAGCCCTGCCTCCGTGGCCTCAGGGGCCAGACGTGGGGAAGCAACGCGGGACAGGTAGGCGCCACGGAGCACTCGGGATTCGGTGGGACACTCCTCAAAGCCACTGCATGCATTCAAGAGACATTTACTGAACCCCCTGTGTCGGGCCCAGCCAACTTCCTGGCCTCGTGAGGTAGTGTGGTCACATGACATGGGGAGCACTCTGGGAAAGGCTAAGGCCCAGAAAGGAGAAGATGGCCTGGGGGTGCTCTTAGCCGGGGTGGTCAGGGGAGACCACTctcagggggagggaggggaggggagggggttgggcagagacgagtggggagtgggggaggagctggggaagAAGGGCTCTCGGAGGGGAGGTCTTGCTGTGGGCCTGGCCGGTAGGTAAGACTCCACACTGCAGATGACGGTGTTAAGGCTCAAGGAGGTGAACGGCTGTGCCCGAGGTTGGCAGGGGGCAGGCGGTAGGCTGTAAGCCCAAGACCCCAGGGGCAGTCCTGTCCGGGTTCTCTCTGACCTGCCTTGAATTCCCCTCCTCCTgggggggcctgggctgggggtgccAGGAGGAGGGGGGCGTGCTTGAGGAGGGGCCCCCAGAGTGGATGGAGCTTGGGAGCCAGGGGCAGTCTCCGTGGCTGAGTACAGGGTGAGCTCAGGGTTCCAAGGTTTCCAAGGGTTCCAAAGGGTCGCAAGGGTTCCAAACCTTGCCCGGTTCGGGGAATAAAAATACCAGATGTCCAGTCAGATTTGAGTTGCAAATGAATAAGTTTTAGTATAAAaatgtggcgcctgggtggctcagtcggttgagcgtccgacttcggctcaggtcatgatctcccgctttgtggtttgagccccacatcgtcgggctccgtgctgacagctcggggcccggagcctgcttcggattctgtgtctccctctctcaaggccgcttccccactcatgctctctgtctcaaaaataaataacacactaaattttttttttaaataaataaaaatgtggcttccctggggcgcctgggtaggttgagcatctgactcttgatctcagctccggtcatgatctcacagtttgtgagttccagccccgagttgggctcagcactgatggcacgcagcctgcttgggttctctctctccttctctctgcccctcccctgcttgcgtgtctctctcaacttaaaaataaataaacttgaaaaaacaaatgtGGCCTTCCTTCCCACAGGCTTTAGATACCAGCTGTGCTGGCCCAGTCCTCAGGTCTCCAACCTAAGGACTTGAATAGGACCCCCCTGGGGGCCACTCACTCGCATCTCACAGGCCTCTGGCCACTGGCGCTGGAGGTCCCGTCCTTTGTagtccagcccctccccagcagcGCCCCCCACCGGTCAGGCCCCTGGTTGAgactcctcctccccagccccacctccgaCTCCTGGGCAGCTGGGCAGTGCAGGTGGGAATTCAGGAGACTGTTCAGGTTCGAATCCTGGTTCAGGGACTTAATGCCTGCTGTGTGGCCATGAACCCCTTACCTAAAAACCTCCCCCATCAAGCGGGTGTAATAATACCCGTGCCCAAGTAACGGGATTCCTGTGAAGGTGAGGCGAGCAGTGGTCAGTGCCTCAATCCTGCTCCGCCAAGGGCAGCCCCTTTAGACCGTTGCCCCAGGGAGACTCCCAGCCACCAgtacccccacccccgcccctgggGCCCCAACTGCTCCAAAATCAtcgctttctatttctttttaacttatttttaatttgtatttatttttgagatagagaccgcgcgtgaatgggggaggaggaggggcagagagcgagggagacacagaatcccaagcagacagctctaacgcggggctcgaactcccaagttgtgagatcatgacctgggccaaagtcggagcCTTTAACCCACCAAGCCTCCCAGGCGCCCGCATCGCGCTGTTGCACTCAGGCTACTTCCGTCTCCCAGCAGCCGGAGGGGCTGCTCTTGCACGGGGCCCCCAGGATGCCAACTCCTCCCCTCCACAGGGTCTCCCCGTCCCTAAACACTTTTCCTCTggactctggggcgcctgggcctccctccctccgaCGAGGCGTTTGTGGCCCTATCCACCGTGTCTGCGGAGGCGCGCCCTGTCCCTGAGGCTCTGGGACACCCAGCTCGGGGCTCCGGACACCCAGCACGGGTTGTACCGAGCTCCGCTGAGCGGGTGGGACCCCCCgggtgggaccccccccccccgtcccggACCCCGCGGTCGAGGTCCTGCTTGAGTGTTTGCAAGAGGGTACCAGCCAAATTCACTGCAACCTCAGAAAGAGGCTTTCCACGAAGAAGGGGTGTCATCTTTTCAAAATTTACGACCCCCTCCGCGTGTCCCCTGCTTCGTCCCAGGGCCAGCGCCCCGCGAGGTGAGCCCTCGGCTGACAGCCCCACGCGGGACCGGAGGGGATCCGGTCTTCGGAAGGGGTTCCTCAGCCGAGGGGCGCAGTGGGGACcccgccggggggggggggcggagaggatTGGGGACACGGAGGCGTAGGCGGCAAATATCGCGAgagagccccctcccccgccgcgcccctcatcccctcccaccccggtgccccagctGGCGGCGCGCCGGGGGCCCGGCTGGGCGAGGCGGGGCGGGCCGGGAAGGGGCGGCGAGGGTGACCTCAGCGGTTCCGCCGCTCCGGGAAGTCGCCTCGGcccgccccctccagcccccgccCCGAGTTTCGCTCTCTCCGGGGCGGGGCGACGGCGGCCGCTGCCTGGCCGGCCAAGTTGGAGCGCGCCCCGCCCGGCGCCCTCCCCGCCGGGGCACGCCGCCCGGAGCCCCGCGCACCGGGGCCGCACCGGGGAGGGCgcgcggcgcgggcggcggccgGAGAGCGGCGCGGGGCGGCGGAGGTGAGCGCGGGGGGCGGGCGCCGGctccgcccgccccgcccgccggcCCGCTCCCCACGGCCGCGCTGCCATAAATGgggcccgcggcggcggcggcggcggcggcggcggagggccgggcggcgggcggggacGCGGGCGTCGGGGGACGCGGCGCCCCGCGGAGAagttcggggggtggggggggggcggcccggCGGGGACGCGCGCAGGTTCGCGCCCCGAGACCCGCCCCGCGGCCGGCGGCTTCTGTTTTACTCGCGGGCGAGCCGGTCCCGCCCGGGGCAGGTTTGGGGGCGCGCGGGGGCGCCCCGTCTGCGCCCGCGGAGGCCGGCGGCCGCATGGAGTTCCCGGAGCACGGCGCGCGGCTGCTGGGCCGCCTGCGGCAGCAGCGGGAGCAGGGCTTCCTGTGCGACTGCACCGTGCTGGTGGGCGCCGCGCGCTTCCCGGCCCACCGCGCCGTGCTGGCCGCCTGCAGCGTCTACTTCCATCTCTTCTACAGGGACCGGCCCGCGGGCGGCCGCGACGCCGTGCGGCTCAACGGCGACGTGGTCACGGCGCCCGCCTTCGGCCGCCTGCTGGACTTCATGTACGGGGGCCGCCTGGACCTGCGCAGCCTGCCGGTGGAGGACGTGCTGGCCGCCGCCAGCTACCTGCACATGTACGACGTCGTCAAGGTCTGCAAGGGCAGGCTGAGGGACAGGGGCCGCGCGCGGCCCCGGGGGCCCCCCGCCGCCCGGGCAGAGCCGctcgggccgccgccgccgccgcgcacCCAGCCCGCCCGGGCCCCGGAGAAGGCCGGGCCGCCCCGCTCTGGGCTCCGCGCGCTCCCCCCGCGAGCCCCGGGGCCCCCTCCCTGGCAGGCCCCGGGAGACGCCGAGCGGGCCCTGGACCTGTCGCTGAAGCCGGGCCGCAGGCGGGAGCCAGCGCACGCACCGCGCGTCCTTCACACAGCCCCCCGCGTCCAGATGCAACACGGCGCGCAGCCACCAGTGCGGGACTCGCGGGACTCGCCGTCGGAATGGGACGGCGGCGCCCACGGCCCCCCGCAGCCACCCGGCGCCCCTGCAGCCGAGCCGTCGGCGGGCGGCCgcgagccggagccggagccggagccggagccggatgCGGAGCTGGGGGCCCGCGGGGACGAGCCGGGCCCCGGCGCGCGCCCGTGCGTGTGCCCGCTGTGCGGCAAGCTGTTCCCCGGGGCGCACGTGCTGCAGCTGCACCTGAGCGCCCACTTCCGGGAGCGGGACGGCGGCCGGGCGCGCCTCTCGCCCGACGGCACGGTGCCCACCTGCCCGCTCTGCGGGAAGACCTTCTCGTGCACGTACACGCTGAAGAGGCACGAGCGGACCCACTCGGGCGAGAAGCCCTACACGTGCGCGCAGTGCGGCAAGAGCTTCCAGTACTCGCACAACCTGAGCCGCCACGCGGTGGTGCACACGCGCGAGAAGCCGCACGCCTGCCGCTGGTGCGAGCGCCGCTTCACGCAGTCGGGGGACCTCTACCGCCACGTCCGAAAATTCCACTGTGGGCTGGTCAAGTCCCTGCTGGTGTGACTTGTGTTCGCGCGGcgcgagggggtgggggtgggctgggaaagggaggggagggacctCCCGGCTGGGACACTGGGATGGAGccgcggcgggggtgggggggagccccGGGGTCAGAGCTCCCAGCGGAGGAGGACCACTGCTGCCCCTGGCGGGGACCTCAGACTGGGGGGTGACTCGGGGTGGCTTGGGCAGCCCTCTTCCACGCCCGgcccctgctcccttcctccgACTCACGTCTGCCCCCAGCCCGTGCCCTGATCTTAAACACTGTcttgccctccttccccctccgGCCAGTGTCTCCTTGGCCCCGAGCTCCGGCCCAGGCTCCTTGGCTCCAGGAGGCACGTGTGTCCCCCTCCGAGGGCTCTCCTGACCGCCCGAACGGGCGCACTGGCAGAGCGTGTCCCAAAAAGGGACTGTCAGCGTGTCCCAAAGCGCGTCAGAAGCTGTCAGCGTGTCCCAAAAAGGGCACTTGGACGGAACAGGCCGCCCCGGCGGGTGGCAGTAGGAGCTTCTTCGGGAGGCCCCGGGCACAGGGAGCGCGGGCAGGGGAAGTCAGGGTTCTGCAGAACCTGCCAGAGGCTGAGTGGCTCCGGGGTTCCAGGTGccggggtgggaggtgggtgccCCAGAGCTCGCGATCCCGACCACACGGGAACTCCGGCGGATGAAGGGAATCGGAACTTGGGAATGATTCTCTTTAGACGCAGAAGGAGCCTCCCTGAGGCTGCCAGCTGTCTTCCCGTGGGCGATGGGCCGTGCTCTTCCCTGCCTGAGCACAGGGTCCAGGGTGCCTCTGCGCATCCCTCGGGTGGGGCCGGGAAGGGCCTGGCAAGGGAGCCGCCCACCGGCGTGGCCGCAGGTTGCCCCTGGGCTGCTGTGGGCGTCGCCCTGAGGTCACTGCCTGCTCAGGGTCTCCCTGGAGCTGCCGGTCATTTCCAGAGCCGTGATCTGGGGGCCCGAAGCTGCTCTCTCTGATCGGGGGCAGTGTTTGCaggccttcccttccctccaggggGGCCTGGGCGAAAGCTGCCATCAGACAGAgggggcacggggtgggggggggggcaagcccCTGATGGGCTGGGGTCACAGCCCCCACTGTCGCCCACAGCTCCTAGAATGGGCAGACCTCTGAGTGTGCGTGTGGAGGGGTCACCCCGCCTAGCCCGCCTACTCACTCAGCAAATCTTGCTGCCGGAATGTCCGCGCCGACGGCAAGGAGAGAGGCCAGAGGGAGGCCTGCCACAGCTCCCGGGGGCCCTACAGGTGGCAGACCCCCGGGACTCCGGGTTCCCACTGACTGGAGGCACTGAGGACAGAGTCCAGCCAAGTTTAAGTTATTCTCCCGTCTCCTGGCAACACTTGATGTCCTATTTATTCATCTGTCTGGTCTGGAGTGAAATGACCGGTGACCTTCACAGCAGGTGGACCGAAGGGGCCGTCTCCCCCCCACAGGCTCCCGGCTCTCCTGGTGTGTGGGCCGCCCACCGTGCAGTGCGGGGGGGGGGCCCCTCCCCATTGGTGCTTGGGGTTCAGAGGCCCTGGACTGGCTGCAGActgagagagagctgggggaaggggaccCCCTGCTTGCGAGTATCCCGGAAGGGCTGGTGGCACCTCACACTCGGTGTCCTGTACTGAGTCAGggttccgtgtgtgtgtgtgtgtgtgtgtgtgtgtgtgtgtgtccccaagCCATGCCCACAGCCCAGTGGGCAGCAGGGAGACTGGGTTCTCCCCAGGGGTTTCCACGAGGAAGAAACTTACTTCCCTCCCCTGAGTTCTCAACACTGGATTGCTCGTCTTCTGCAAAGTTACTGTGAAGTTAATGTAAAGAGAGGTGGTGAGTTTATTGGTTAACCAAGGCAGTTCCGACGAAATCTCTCTATATTTAACGCCCTGATTGTGTGGGAACGTGTATTAGAGGCGCGAGCAGGTGCAGTTCGAGGGGAGCCTGCCGGGTGGGGTCCTCGCAGGCTGGTCCAGCCTCCTCCTCACGGCCTCGTGCTGCTCTGCCCCTGGGGTGACGGCTCCCGGTGACCCAGAGGACAGTTGTTTGTGCTTAGCGTTTGGCGGGAGGTTTCCTTTGCACGCACCCGCCTGCCACGAGTCTGGAAACCGGCGCTGTCTTCCTGTGTTCACATGATCGTCTCGATGATGACCGTGGTAATAAAGTCCGCCCCAGGTGGAGATGGGCAGGATTATTCCCGGGGACCGGGGTGTGCACGTCcccgggtgtgtgtgtgaggtgtggGCGCTGCCggtctgggtgggggggggggcgggggagggtccCGGTGGGCAGCGGCCACTCGGGGGGGCACTGTCTCAGGTGGCATCACCTGCTGTGCCCCGTGGGGGGGACGtgggccagggcagggctgtggaggGGTCGCCTCCACTGCCCTGAGTGAGGGGAACAGGATGCAGCCTGGGACCCGGTCAGAGGCCTCAAACTTcttcggggggagggggtgtcaaaGGGGGCCCCTGCTGGGCAGCCACAGGCCCTGGAGCTTGGATCTGAGGCTCCTCCCGACGCTCTGGTCTTGGGTCCTCCCATCCACCTGCCTTTCAGAGGCCACCCCAACTCccgtgtgccccccccccacatgccCTTTGCCCTCTGTCCTCCCACCGTAACTCCGgtgcctcccacctccctcagggtggggctgggccctCAGAGGCCTGGATCTGGGCAGTGCTGGTGGGCctggccccaggggtggggggctggggggggctcTGGAGCCCTGAGCCAGAGCAGAGCTGGCAGGTGGGCTCGGGTGGGTGCCCCAGCCCTTGCCCGGCCCTCGCGTGGGAGCAGGAAGCTGGAGGCTCTCAGCAGGGCCCTGGGCCCGGGGCAGAGGAGCACATGGTCTCACGTGCAGGCCAAGCCTCGCTCTGGCCAAAGTGTCCTTCAGGAAGAGCGGAAGCAGACAGacccaggggcagggcagggaccaAGGGGTCCCCAGAGGTGGTGCTCAGCTGAGCTGGTGCTGAAAAGCCTGCTGTGTTTGTGGCTGGACTTTGAGGCCCGACCCGTCCCGGTCCCAACCGCAGCTCGTCGCTTCTCGGAGGTGGTGCCtggtgcctcccctcccccacgcagCCGTCCTCCCACTGAGCCTTCCTCCTGGACCGGAGCCACTGTCCTGCAGGGGGACCCTGTCATGTTCCCAGTTGGGCCCGTGACTCAGCGGCCCTCTCAGAACCAGGGAGGAGGCTGTTGCCATGCTaaccaggcaggggaggggggttgggggaggggccgacCAGGGCCCGGGCTCCCAGGGTCCTTCCCGCCGGCCCAGCGCTGCCAAGCTGTGTCCACACCCAGCCCGCTGCCCGGTCTGCCACCCAGGCTGCCAGCTCCGTTCCTCGCAGGCTGGAGCCACCCAGCCTGACCCACTGGCTGGCTGGTAAACTGAGGCACGTGGCAGGGTCTGGTGCCTCcgcctccagctcctcctccatCGTCACCTCCAGCAGATCCCCACAGAAGCGGACCCCTGAAGTCTGGACCGACTTGCA
This window harbors:
- the ZBTB42 gene encoding zinc finger and BTB domain-containing protein 42 yields the protein MEFPEHGARLLGRLRQQREQGFLCDCTVLVGAARFPAHRAVLAACSVYFHLFYRDRPAGGRDAVRLNGDVVTAPAFGRLLDFMYGGRLDLRSLPVEDVLAAASYLHMYDVVKVCKGRLRDRGRARPRGPPAARAEPLGPPPPPRTQPARAPEKAGPPRSGLRALPPRAPGPPPWQAPGDAERALDLSLKPGRRREPAHAPRVLHTAPRVQMQHGAQPPVRDSRDSPSEWDGGAHGPPQPPGAPAAEPSAGGREPEPEPEPEPDAELGARGDEPGPGARPCVCPLCGKLFPGAHVLQLHLSAHFRERDGGRARLSPDGTVPTCPLCGKTFSCTYTLKRHERTHSGEKPYTCAQCGKSFQYSHNLSRHAVVHTREKPHACRWCERRFTQSGDLYRHVRKFHCGLVKSLLV